One genomic region from Salvelinus sp. IW2-2015 linkage group LG12, ASM291031v2, whole genome shotgun sequence encodes:
- the LOC112081175 gene encoding grancalcin: protein MAYPGYGGYGGPMQGMQLQGMPMQGGPMGGPPQAGYPQNGGGYPGTFSAPPQQPVNDPMWGYFTTIAGQDGEIDAEELQRCLTQTGISGTYTPFSLETCRIMIAMLDRDMTGKLGFNEFKELFAALSSWKQNFMMFDQDRSGTVEPHEMTQSISAMGYRISPQALNAVIKRYSKAGRIYFDDYVACAVKLRALTESFRRRDQMQQGAVNFQYDDFILCTMAI from the exons TATGGAGGACCAATGCAAGGCATGCAACTCCAGGGTATGCCCATGCAGGGTGGACCCATGGGAGGCCCACCCCAGGCAGGCTACCCCCAGAATGGTGGAGGCTACCCTGGGACCTTTTCTGCTCCTCCTCAGCAGCCTGTTAATGACCCCATGTGGGGATACTTTACTACCATAGCAGGACAG GATGGTGAGATTGATGCAGAGGAGCTTCAGAGGTGTCTTACACAGACTGGTATCAGTGGCACCTATACTC CCTTCAGTTTGGAGACATGTAGAATCATGATCGCAATGCTggat AGAGACATGACCGGGAAGCTGGGCTTCAATGAGTTCAAGGAGCTGTTTGCTGCCCTGAGTAGCTGGAAGCAGAACTTCATGATGTTCGACCAGGACCGGAGTGGCACGGTGGAACCCCATGAGATGACCCAGTCCATCTCCGCTATGG GCTACAGGATCAGCCCGCAAGCTCTGAACGCTGTTATCAAACGCTACAGCAAGGCTGGCCGGATCTACTTTGACGACTATGTGGCATGTGCTGTGAAGCTTCGCGCCCTCACAG AGAGCTTCAGGAGGAGAGACCAGATGCAGCAGGGGGCTGTCAACTTCCAATACGATGAC TTTATCCTGTGTACAATGGCCATCTGA